TGAGTGAAGCGTTCTCTTCCTGGCTGCTGGCGATGGCAAAATACGCCAAAGTGGACGACCAGAGTCTTTCCGAACTCTGGCTTCATCTCCGATAACATCAAGCTCCTTGATTACTGATATCTCCCTTGATGCTGCTTCATTCTCGTCTACCGATGCTAGACTCggagatgcaaaccagataaatcCATTGGCAGATGGTGCATCACTACTTGGTGGAATATTTCTTTCTGCTGGCAAAGATTTGCTGTTAAGTCGAGCTTCTGTTTGCATAAGATTAGGCATAGCACAAGCAGGGAATGGCAAATGTGATTTTTGAACTACAAAAAGGCTTATAAATGTCAGCGTCTTGTTTACCTGCAATGTAGGGAGCCTCATCAAGTGCAGAATTTGAGTGTGACTTCTCCGTTTGTGTTGGACTAGAATCATAAAGAGGTTCCACAACATGACCATCATGAACATGATCTGCTTTCACATTCCCGGTGTCAGAATCTGTAGCAACTGATTTAGCTGAAACCATGGAGTCCTTCGAGGAACCACTAGTTATTTGTTCCTGGTTAGATATTTGTTCGTGAGTGCTTATTCTGGAGGTATTCTTTTCTGCTTCCGATGAAGAAGTGGAGCTCGACTCGCAATCCTCCTTGGTCACTTCAGACCTCACAGCATATGAAATGGGTGACCTTGATTCTGACCCTTCCTTGGTGTTATATTCGACAGCTCCAATATTTTCAGTGGCTTGATGAGTTTGTTCCATCATTATGCTATGATTCAAATGATTTGTATGATCGTCATTCATCTTCATCTGACTCTCTACTTGACTGTCATTTTCAGCAGATCCTGCACTATTCGTAATGGGAGATCCAGTCAATCGATGCAAGTCTTTTGGATGTTCCTGATCAGTAACCAAAGAAACTGTATCAGATTTTAAAGTAGATTTCACTTTTGAATCACTAATTTCTCTTAATTTTCTCTGTGGATCAGCAAAATCCATCTCCTCTGCACCAAAATAAGGCATAAACCTTGAAGAATGTTTCTCTTGATTGAAGTCACTAAAGAATGAAGCACCAACGGTGAAGCTTTCATGCCTCCTCAACGGTATATCATGTTGTGGAACTGCAACAAATTCTTTATGGCTCGAATTCTCCTCATCATCCACCTGCTCGTAAGGAAGATCAAATGGATTTCGTCTTGGTAGGAGAACAGAAGGAGCTGAACCTGGAACAGATTCATCTAAAACATCAGGGAGATCGAACGGGTTCCTTCTTGGTGCATTAACTGATGGAAGATGACCATGAGATTGCAATATCTCATCCATATTATCATCCAAGTCTATTAGATTTTTTTCCATTGCCTTGCTAGCTTTTCGTTTGGCAATTAAAATCTCTAACCGAAGATTCCTTTCGAGTTCAGTGTTACCCAGCTCCATGAGAGTCCTCTGATCATCTGCAGTCCATGTTACAGCAGCTTTATTTCCATCATCTTTCTCCTCCTGTGCctcttcatcatcatcgtcatcctgAGTTTCTGCTTCCTCCTCCCCGCTGCCATCTTCCGATACATGGTTCTGTGAGAATGATACAGAACCATCATCAGCGTTGTCCTTGGAAACCAGGTCAGCTTGAGAAGTTTCAGAGTCTAAAAGCGGATCAAGTTCATCAAGAACAGAGACACCATTTGCCGCATGAGAGTTAGACATCTCTTTCCCGTTAGATTTGGAATCTGAAGAATCATCCCGGTGGTCGTCATGCCATTGTGAATCCAAACATGGATCAGAAGGGTCCAATTTAGTTCTATTTGCTTTTGCACTGAGAACTGTGAAACTCAAAGCAATTACACGACCAATATGTTCTTTCACATTCTGCAAACCTTCAGCTAGATTTCCTATGTGATATCC
The DNA window shown above is from Musa acuminata AAA Group cultivar baxijiao chromosome BXJ2-4, Cavendish_Baxijiao_AAA, whole genome shotgun sequence and carries:
- the LOC103981068 gene encoding uncharacterized protein LOC103981068 isoform X1; protein product: MRSRRTSWISACYHPFFVGVVCFLFIVYKLFPSLFSLLLNSSPVIACTTLLLGIFLSYGEPNVPENKKDHINMTQTSSSLKIEPVANDLGCKNEENFKVEAHLGGRRGKATKRTTIKTIASGDRRLSAASRAVKEDEVNQMDATSVDSNSFVEEDHSKNNFIEEKGYHIGNLAEGLQNVKEHIGRVIALSFTVLSAKANRTKLDPSDPCLDSQWHDDHRDDSSDSKSNGKEMSNSHAANGVSVLDELDPLLDSETSQADLVSKDNADDGSVSFSQNHVSEDGSGEEEAETQDDDDDEEAQEEKDDGNKAAVTWTADDQRTLMELGNTELERNLRLEILIAKRKASKAMEKNLIDLDDNMDEILQSHGHLPSVNAPRRNPFDLPDVLDESVPGSAPSVLLPRRNPFDLPYEQVDDEENSSHKEFVAVPQHDIPLRRHESFTVGASFFSDFNQEKHSSRFMPYFGAEEMDFADPQRKLREISDSKVKSTLKSDTVSLVTDQEHPKDLHRLTGSPITNSAGSAENDSQVESQMKMNDDHTNHLNHSIMMEQTHQATENIGAVEYNTKEGSESRSPISYAVRSEVTKEDCESSSTSSSEAEKNTSRISTHEQISNQEQITSGSSKDSMVSAKSVATDSDTGNVKADHVHDGHVVEPLYDSSPTQTEKSHSNSALDEAPYIAAERNIPPSSDAPSANGFIWFASPSLASVDENEAASREISVIKELDVIGDEARVRKDSGRPLWRILPSPAARKRTLHSSLSAVEIQSNEGS
- the LOC103981068 gene encoding uncharacterized protein LOC103981068 isoform X2, translating into MRSRRTSWISACYHPFFVGVVCFLFIVYKLFPSLFSLLLNSSPVIACTTLLLGIFLSYGEPNVPENKKDHINMTQTSSSLKIEPVANDLGCKNEENFKVEAHLGGRRGKATKRTTIKTIASGDRRLSAASRAVKEDEVNQMDATSVDSNSFVEEDHSKNNFIEEKGYHIGNLAEGLQNVKEHIGRVIALSFTVLSAKANRTKLDPSDPCLDSQWHDDHRDDSSDSKSNGKEMSNSHAANGVSVLDELDPLLDSETSQADLVSKDNADDGSVSFSQNHVSEDGSGEEEAETQDDDDDEEAQEEKDDGNKAAVTWTADDQRTLMELGNTELERNLRLEILIAKRKASKAMEKNLIDLDDNMDEILQSHGHLPSVNAPRRNPFDLPDVLDESVPGSAPSVLLPRRNPFDLPYEQVDDEENSSHKEFVAVPQHDIPLRRHESFTVGASFFSDFNQEKHSSRFMPYFGAEEMDFADPQRKLREISDSKVKSTLKSDTVSLVTDQEHPKDLHRLTGSPITNSAGSAENDSQVESQMKMNDDHTNHLNHSIMMEQTHQATENIGAVEYNTKEGSESRSPISYAVRSEVTKEDCESSSTSSSEAEKNTSRISTHEQISNQEQITSGSSKDSMVSAKSVATDSDTGNVKADHVHDGHVVEPLYDSSPTQTEKSHSNSALDEAPYIAERNIPPSSDAPSANGFIWFASPSLASVDENEAASREISVIKELDVIGDEARVRKDSGRPLWRILPSPAARKRTLHSSLSAVEIQSNEGS